One genomic region from Phragmitibacter flavus encodes:
- a CDS encoding prolyl oligopeptidase family serine peptidase translates to MLTSPPTRFFAFGLLLLLAPPMCAPTAASPPTIERDVTYGFKGGTPLILDVLKPSRPNGAGILAIQSAGWYSARRDPAIFVPNSLSLLNRGFTVFLIWHANPPQSKVPDAIADVRRAARYIHANASRWNIDPNRLGAVGGSAGGHLSLMLATTADKGNPNASDPIERHSNRIAAVVSINAPTDLRGWTTKPPEAITKIAILKAPLSFDAALESDCSPIVHVDPSDAQILLLHGQKDDLISVNHALHMIATMRERRAPGDIVVLKNSTHSVAAQDANAVATATVNWFVKHLGKSK, encoded by the coding sequence ATGTTGACTTCTCCTCCGACCCGCTTCTTCGCCTTCGGTCTGCTCCTTCTGCTCGCCCCCCCCATGTGCGCGCCCACCGCCGCCAGCCCGCCCACCATCGAGCGTGACGTCACCTACGGCTTCAAGGGCGGCACGCCACTCATCCTCGATGTCCTTAAACCCAGCCGCCCCAACGGTGCCGGCATCCTCGCCATTCAAAGCGCTGGCTGGTATTCCGCCCGACGCGACCCCGCCATCTTCGTCCCCAACAGCCTCTCCCTCCTCAACCGCGGCTTCACCGTCTTCCTCATCTGGCACGCCAACCCACCCCAGTCCAAGGTGCCCGATGCCATCGCCGACGTCCGGCGCGCTGCCCGCTACATTCACGCCAATGCTTCCCGGTGGAACATCGATCCCAACCGGCTCGGAGCCGTCGGCGGCAGTGCCGGAGGTCATCTCAGCCTCATGCTTGCCACCACTGCCGACAAGGGCAATCCCAATGCCTCCGATCCCATCGAGCGCCACAGCAACCGCATCGCCGCCGTTGTCTCCATCAACGCCCCCACCGACCTGCGCGGCTGGACCACCAAACCCCCCGAAGCGATCACCAAAATCGCCATCCTGAAAGCCCCGCTCTCCTTCGACGCCGCGCTCGAATCCGACTGCTCCCCCATCGTTCACGTTGATCCCAGCGATGCCCAAATTCTCCTTCTCCACGGTCAAAAGGACGACCTCATCTCCGTCAATCATGCCCTCCACATGATCGCCACCATGCGCGAGAGAAGGGCCCCCGGAGATATTGTCGTTCTCAAAAACTCCACCCACTCCGTCGCGGCCCAAGACGCCAACGCCGTCGCCACCGCCACCGTCAACTGGTTCGTCAAACACCTCGGCAAATCCAAATAG
- the glgA gene encoding glycogen synthase gives MKSLFLTNEYPPYIYGGAGIHVQYLTRELAKFCDVEVRAFGDQNEQPSPNLKVTGYGLDTGLWTAPKNLTSVFGAVQRGLSWNTTAIDADLVHVHTWYSHLGGIMAKLNYGIPLVLTTHSLEPLRPWKREQLGGGYDFSVWVERTAIEMADAIVAVSQETKVDILRFFNADPKKIHIIHNGIDPDEYHKTHNPEVLSKHGVDPNKPFVLFVGRITRQKGIIHLVRAIKHMDPDFQVVLCAGAPDTPEIAAEMRNAVSDAQALRDGIIWIQAMLPVEEKIVLYSHADVFCCPSIYEPFGIINLEAMACETAVVASAVGGIKEVVLPGETGILVPLLQQNESPYEAEHPAQYSHDLAEAINRLMADKPLRDRMAAAGRRRAVDHFSWSAIAEKTHELYQTLIK, from the coding sequence ATGAAGTCCCTTTTCCTCACCAACGAATACCCTCCCTACATCTACGGAGGTGCCGGCATCCACGTCCAATATCTCACCCGCGAACTCGCCAAATTCTGCGACGTCGAAGTCCGCGCTTTTGGTGACCAAAACGAACAACCCAGCCCCAACCTCAAAGTCACCGGCTACGGACTCGACACCGGCCTCTGGACCGCCCCAAAAAACCTCACCAGCGTCTTCGGTGCCGTCCAACGTGGCCTCAGCTGGAACACCACCGCCATCGACGCCGACCTCGTCCACGTCCACACCTGGTATAGTCACCTCGGCGGCATCATGGCCAAGCTCAACTACGGCATCCCCCTCGTCCTCACCACCCACTCCCTCGAACCCCTCCGCCCCTGGAAACGCGAACAACTCGGCGGCGGGTATGACTTCAGCGTCTGGGTCGAACGCACCGCCATCGAAATGGCCGACGCCATCGTCGCCGTTTCCCAGGAAACCAAGGTCGACATCCTGCGCTTTTTCAACGCCGACCCGAAAAAAATCCACATCATCCACAACGGCATCGACCCCGACGAATACCACAAAACCCACAACCCCGAAGTCCTCAGCAAACACGGCGTTGACCCCAACAAACCCTTCGTCCTGTTCGTTGGTCGCATCACCCGTCAAAAAGGCATCATCCATCTTGTCCGCGCCATCAAACACATGGACCCCGACTTCCAGGTTGTCCTTTGCGCCGGTGCACCCGATACCCCTGAAATCGCCGCCGAAATGCGCAACGCCGTCTCCGATGCCCAGGCCCTCCGCGATGGCATCATCTGGATCCAGGCCATGCTCCCCGTGGAGGAAAAAATCGTCCTCTACTCCCACGCCGACGTCTTCTGCTGCCCCTCCATCTACGAACCCTTCGGCATCATCAACCTCGAAGCCATGGCCTGCGAAACCGCCGTGGTCGCCAGCGCCGTCGGCGGCATCAAGGAAGTCGTTCTTCCCGGCGAAACCGGCATCCTCGTCCCGCTTCTCCAGCAAAACGAAAGCCCTTACGAAGCCGAACACCCCGCCCAATATAGCCACGACCTCGCCGAAGCCATCAACCGCCTCATGGCCGACAAACCGCTGCGCGATCGCATGGCCGCCGCCGGACGCAGACGCGCCGTTGACCATTTCTCATGGAGCGCCATCGCCGAAAAAACCCACGAGCTTTACCAGACCTTGATCAAATAG
- a CDS encoding MBL fold metallo-hydrolase RNA specificity domain-containing protein, which produces MTLTFHGAAGTTTGSQHLLEINGQRILLDCGLYQGRRDESFQRNRHFPFDPATLDAVVLSHAHIDHSGNLPNLTKQGFRGNIYTTDATRDLCSIMLPDSAHIQENDIEFLNRKSRKRNSDAPLLEPLYTRIDAEQCLRQFVTFGYNRPMPIGDGIKLTLIDAGHILGSAQVILDLTEHSTGKKTRLLFSGDIGRPKSDLLNPPAPCESVDHIIMESTYGGRQHELDMASDEHICRIINETRRRNGKLLIPSFAVERTQQLLFALNKLRDQNCFPKIPIYVDSPLAVSATEIFRLHPECFNQEVYDFLFQKRNPFGFDGLHFVREASESKALNRIQEPAIFIAASGMCESGRILHHLRNHISNPDTTLLFVGYCAENTLGWKLRNGHKTVRILGDEFSVHAHIEILDSYSGHADHDELLLWHHNVTGTKATTWLVHGEPERAQSLQTALAQQHPQGQVSIATRGQSTNL; this is translated from the coding sequence ATGACCCTCACCTTCCACGGCGCCGCAGGCACCACCACCGGCTCCCAGCACCTCCTCGAAATCAACGGCCAGCGCATCCTCCTCGACTGCGGCCTCTACCAGGGCCGCCGCGACGAATCCTTCCAGCGCAACCGCCATTTCCCCTTTGATCCCGCCACCCTCGACGCCGTCGTCCTCTCCCACGCACACATCGACCACAGCGGCAACCTTCCCAACCTCACCAAACAAGGCTTCCGCGGCAACATCTACACCACCGACGCCACCCGCGACCTCTGCAGCATCATGCTGCCCGACTCCGCCCACATCCAGGAAAACGACATCGAATTCCTCAACCGCAAATCCCGCAAACGCAACTCCGACGCCCCACTCCTCGAACCCCTCTACACCCGGATCGACGCCGAACAATGCCTGCGCCAGTTCGTCACCTTCGGCTACAACCGCCCCATGCCCATCGGCGACGGCATCAAGCTCACCCTTATCGACGCCGGCCACATCCTCGGCTCCGCCCAAGTCATCCTCGACCTCACCGAACACAGCACCGGCAAAAAGACCCGGCTACTCTTCTCGGGCGACATCGGTCGTCCCAAAAGCGACCTCCTCAATCCCCCCGCCCCCTGCGAAAGCGTCGATCACATCATCATGGAATCCACCTACGGCGGACGCCAGCACGAACTCGACATGGCCTCCGACGAACACATCTGCCGCATCATCAACGAAACCCGCCGTCGCAACGGCAAACTCCTCATCCCCTCCTTCGCCGTCGAACGCACTCAGCAGCTCCTCTTCGCCCTCAACAAACTACGCGACCAGAACTGCTTCCCAAAAATCCCCATCTACGTCGACAGCCCCCTCGCCGTCAGTGCCACCGAGATCTTCCGACTCCACCCCGAATGTTTCAACCAGGAGGTCTACGACTTCCTCTTCCAAAAACGTAACCCCTTTGGATTCGACGGACTCCACTTCGTGCGCGAAGCCTCCGAATCCAAAGCCCTCAACCGCATCCAGGAACCCGCCATCTTCATCGCCGCCTCCGGCATGTGTGAAAGCGGTCGCATCCTCCATCACCTCCGCAACCACATCAGCAACCCCGACACCACCCTCCTCTTCGTTGGCTACTGCGCCGAAAACACCCTCGGTTGGAAACTTCGAAACGGACATAAAACCGTCCGTATCCTCGGCGACGAATTCTCCGTTCATGCCCACATCGAAATCCTCGATTCCTACTCCGGCCACGCCGACCACGACGAACTACTGCTCTGGCACCACAACGTCACCGGCACCAAAGCCACCACCTGGCTCGTCCACGGCGAACCCGAGCGCGCCCAATCTCTGCAAACCGCCCTTGCACAACAGCATCCCCAAGGCCAAGTCAGCATCGCCACCCGCGGCCAAAGCACAAACCTCTAA
- a CDS encoding CNNM domain-containing protein: protein MTLLFTYILVALFMSFVCSLLEATLLTLTPSTIESAKERGAKWAKGMEALKMDIERPLSAILTLNTIAHTMGAAGAGAEYARLFGNTGEAIFAAVLTLAILVFTEIIPKTLGARHAQGLAGFAAWILPWMIFLLAPLVWGSKMLTKLITSKDAEFKSMHREELLAMARMGEEAGVLHEQESEMVKNLIQLHRMRTWDIMTPRPVIFALSEDTLLSEFVQEIEDKPFSRVPVYGENRDDVKGFVIRGEALLAHLRHQNEPLTLSKVLRPIAVTQEDMPVDVLFQRFITERHHIMLVTDEFGGTVGLVTLEDVLETIFGVEIVDEKDKVEDLQALARQLWRDRAERMGITLPETDEETKAAEEALLAGEREAKS, encoded by the coding sequence ATGACGCTGTTATTCACTTATATACTGGTTGCACTTTTCATGTCATTTGTGTGTTCGCTGTTGGAAGCGACCTTGTTAACGTTGACGCCATCGACCATTGAGTCGGCCAAGGAGCGGGGGGCAAAATGGGCAAAGGGGATGGAAGCGTTGAAGATGGACATTGAGCGTCCGCTTTCGGCGATTTTGACCTTAAACACCATCGCTCACACGATGGGTGCGGCGGGTGCGGGCGCGGAGTATGCACGCTTGTTTGGGAATACGGGGGAGGCGATATTTGCGGCGGTTTTGACGTTGGCGATCCTGGTGTTTACAGAGATCATTCCGAAGACTTTGGGGGCGCGTCATGCGCAGGGGCTGGCAGGTTTCGCGGCTTGGATTTTACCTTGGATGATTTTCCTTCTGGCGCCGCTGGTTTGGGGGTCGAAGATGTTGACGAAGTTGATCACGTCGAAGGATGCGGAGTTCAAGTCGATGCATCGTGAGGAGTTGCTCGCGATGGCGCGGATGGGCGAGGAGGCGGGGGTGCTGCATGAGCAGGAGAGTGAGATGGTGAAGAATTTGATCCAGCTGCATCGGATGCGGACCTGGGACATCATGACGCCGCGGCCGGTGATTTTTGCACTGTCGGAGGACACGCTGTTGTCGGAATTTGTGCAGGAGATTGAGGACAAGCCGTTTTCTCGGGTGCCGGTGTATGGGGAGAACCGGGATGATGTGAAGGGTTTTGTGATTCGCGGAGAGGCGTTGCTGGCGCATCTGAGGCATCAGAATGAGCCGTTGACGTTGTCCAAGGTGCTGAGGCCAATTGCGGTGACGCAGGAAGACATGCCGGTGGATGTGCTGTTTCAACGGTTCATCACGGAACGGCATCATATCATGCTGGTGACGGATGAGTTTGGCGGCACAGTGGGTCTGGTGACACTGGAGGATGTGCTGGAGACGATCTTCGGAGTGGAGATCGTGGATGAGAAGGACAAGGTGGAAGACTTGCAGGCGCTGGCGCGGCAGCTTTGGCGGGATCGCGCGGAGCGGATGGGGATCACGCTGCCGGAGACGGATGAAGAAACGAAGGCGGCAGAGGAGGCGCTGCTAGCGGGTGAACGTGAGGCGAAGAGTTAA
- a CDS encoding DUF4893 domain-containing protein — MILPRHHHLLCIFFSILLLATQPLSASDSPIEALKNTLRPQHQNVMDDWEAKAQKILQTLEAKDIDQESIETIAAIRKLLDQPRQPAPESKALIGNWRVRSLQAGGLGAYAYPFFKCTITAEARALVFHKPTGSQRKHGILARDNNTHYLFVGAAYYGYENKVRSYSAHLDAPTEEDLQRDTIGHLYLIGKNHLLMVFSPDQGRLEINELKK, encoded by the coding sequence ATGATCCTTCCCCGCCACCACCACCTGCTCTGCATCTTTTTCTCCATCCTGCTCCTCGCCACCCAGCCGCTGTCTGCGTCCGACAGCCCCATTGAGGCCCTGAAAAACACCTTGCGACCTCAGCATCAAAACGTCATGGACGACTGGGAAGCCAAAGCTCAAAAAATCCTCCAAACCCTCGAAGCCAAAGACATCGACCAGGAAAGTATCGAAACCATCGCCGCCATCCGCAAACTCCTCGACCAGCCACGGCAGCCAGCCCCCGAATCAAAAGCTCTCATTGGCAACTGGCGCGTCCGCAGCCTTCAGGCCGGTGGACTCGGAGCTTACGCCTACCCCTTCTTCAAATGCACCATCACCGCTGAAGCCAGGGCCCTCGTCTTCCACAAACCCACCGGCTCGCAACGCAAGCACGGCATCCTTGCTCGCGACAACAACACTCACTACCTGTTTGTCGGTGCCGCCTACTACGGTTATGAAAACAAGGTGCGCAGTTACAGCGCCCATCTCGACGCCCCCACCGAAGAAGATCTTCAACGCGACACCATCGGTCATCTCTATTTGATCGGCAAAAACCACCTCCTCATGGTTTTCTCGCCCGACCAGGGCCGACTTGAAATCAACGAGCTAAAAAAGTGA
- a CDS encoding vWA domain-containing protein: MITRLRLTTLAFTLWLTSTTAAQAQSQAQDAPPATAAATANIIVFDASGSMWNKMESSTRIEIARRIMGQFLSGYDTAQPLGVIAYGHRKRGDCNDIEVIVPPGIINPAAVTSQINALIPKGKTPLAESLRRAAELIPNTAESANILLITDGLETCDGDPCQVAADLIATGIKIRAHVVGFGLTEAEANTLACITELTGGKLFNPSNGSELLDALQQSVTATPEPTAAPAPEPVEEKTFETALFLKSVGLGLPTGSMKWTATDSSGKTRELATALGHELKTQLPAGTWTIIAQGPEGRGEGTVKVSGPTRPSLDFTAPQMEVEFPPTAPLTAGVNAYLSFRIKTPPPGRPHSSFRLGIFPTDDPLTRIIASGQNRHVFPGAKKILPGEYHAALSMPKQPGIYKIAFIRTTETKHVVLAEAPIQLVAIPELNLEVPNRIVAGSVFEPKITSGRGEYDRLRLFPLKADGTRGRQIADFWYSTFLQRNEGLIDAPEKPGQYELVLTARTADKNNAPEVTAIVNVVSPEPSETTPSSATTSTPTTSPPARPDPKAKAKADIRLILPGVDATTRVTWNINPLEADGKTLSRDGRMGGGGNTTGGDRTLSLVPGLWRITAKTTDTNTKFQIVADILPDEPTQTFELAPQFDGTQFTLDVQGKMAHTPGGFFPIELKIPDGFTGTIAIHSDDDRSAPALFETDIVELAGATDHALPHPEKPGYYEIRINNSTGQTLKAAAFQVVPADLSSDSDADVPAPAAPQTQLTQFPGNLLGTGLINAEISGQTHEFMTTSKTMPAQQGPKHENPEVQKFLDSMAGKVIHTAVLRLLAGSIYVTLDAYGNIGPHGPKMMGKDRTSLELNFALDPKTLELKPAMRTLSYNPPGSKTTENQQTTDFELHHESTTKNPDGTLAFKGTFSGTLTTDMKGNPLPTPVPIKGTFDIQRASGNDVVAKALGVP; the protein is encoded by the coding sequence ATGATCACACGACTACGACTCACCACGCTTGCATTCACCCTCTGGCTCACCTCCACCACCGCGGCCCAAGCACAGTCACAGGCGCAAGACGCACCACCCGCCACTGCCGCAGCCACCGCCAACATCATCGTCTTCGATGCCAGCGGCAGCATGTGGAACAAAATGGAATCCTCCACCCGCATCGAAATCGCCCGTAGAATCATGGGGCAGTTCCTTTCCGGCTACGACACCGCCCAGCCCCTCGGCGTCATCGCCTACGGCCATCGCAAACGCGGCGACTGCAACGACATCGAAGTCATCGTTCCCCCCGGCATCATCAACCCCGCCGCCGTCACCAGCCAGATCAACGCCCTCATCCCCAAGGGCAAAACCCCTCTCGCCGAATCCCTGCGCCGCGCCGCCGAACTCATCCCCAACACCGCCGAAAGCGCCAACATCCTGCTCATTACCGATGGCCTTGAAACCTGCGACGGCGATCCCTGCCAGGTCGCTGCCGACCTCATCGCCACCGGCATCAAAATCCGTGCCCACGTCGTCGGATTCGGCCTCACGGAAGCAGAAGCCAATACCCTTGCCTGCATCACCGAACTCACCGGCGGCAAACTCTTTAACCCCAGCAACGGCAGCGAACTCCTCGACGCCCTCCAACAATCCGTCACCGCCACTCCCGAACCCACCGCCGCCCCGGCCCCCGAACCCGTCGAAGAAAAAACCTTCGAAACCGCCCTCTTCCTCAAATCCGTCGGCCTCGGCCTCCCCACCGGCTCCATGAAATGGACCGCCACCGACAGCTCCGGCAAAACCCGTGAGCTCGCCACCGCCCTCGGTCACGAACTCAAAACCCAACTCCCCGCCGGCACCTGGACCATCATCGCCCAAGGCCCCGAGGGACGCGGCGAAGGCACCGTCAAAGTCTCCGGCCCCACCCGCCCCTCCCTCGACTTCACCGCCCCCCAAATGGAAGTCGAATTTCCCCCCACCGCCCCCCTCACCGCCGGCGTCAACGCCTATCTCTCCTTCCGTATCAAAACCCCGCCCCCCGGCCGCCCCCACTCCAGCTTCAGACTCGGCATCTTCCCCACCGATGACCCCCTCACCCGCATCATCGCCAGCGGCCAAAACCGCCACGTCTTCCCCGGCGCCAAAAAAATCCTCCCAGGCGAATACCACGCCGCACTCTCCATGCCCAAACAACCCGGCATCTATAAAATCGCCTTCATCCGCACCACCGAAACCAAACACGTCGTCCTCGCAGAAGCCCCCATTCAACTCGTCGCCATTCCCGAACTCAACCTGGAAGTTCCCAACCGCATCGTCGCAGGCTCCGTCTTCGAACCCAAAATCACCAGCGGCCGCGGCGAATACGACCGCCTCCGCCTCTTCCCCCTCAAAGCCGACGGCACCCGCGGCCGCCAAATCGCCGACTTCTGGTATAGCACCTTCCTCCAGAGAAACGAAGGCCTCATCGACGCCCCCGAAAAACCTGGTCAATACGAACTCGTTCTCACCGCCAGAACCGCCGACAAAAACAACGCCCCTGAAGTCACCGCCATCGTCAATGTGGTAAGCCCCGAACCATCCGAAACCACTCCTTCATCAGCTACCACCTCAACCCCCACCACCTCGCCCCCTGCCAGGCCCGACCCCAAAGCCAAAGCCAAAGCCGACATCCGTCTCATCCTCCCCGGTGTCGACGCCACCACCCGCGTCACCTGGAACATCAATCCCCTTGAAGCCGACGGCAAAACTCTCTCCCGCGACGGGCGCATGGGCGGCGGCGGCAACACCACCGGCGGTGACCGCACCCTCAGCCTCGTCCCCGGCCTCTGGCGCATCACCGCCAAAACCACCGATACCAACACCAAATTCCAAATCGTTGCCGACATCCTCCCCGACGAACCCACCCAGACCTTCGAACTCGCACCCCAATTCGACGGCACCCAGTTCACCCTCGACGTGCAAGGAAAAATGGCCCACACCCCCGGCGGCTTCTTCCCCATCGAACTCAAAATCCCCGACGGCTTCACCGGCACCATCGCCATCCACTCCGACGACGACCGCAGCGCCCCCGCCCTCTTCGAAACCGACATCGTTGAACTCGCCGGAGCCACCGACCACGCCCTCCCCCATCCCGAAAAACCCGGCTACTACGAAATCCGCATCAACAACAGCACCGGCCAAACCCTCAAAGCCGCCGCTTTTCAGGTCGTCCCCGCCGACCTCTCCAGCGACTCTGACGCCGACGTTCCCGCCCCAGCGGCTCCTCAAACCCAACTTACCCAGTTCCCTGGCAACCTCCTCGGCACCGGCCTCATCAATGCCGAAATCAGCGGCCAGACCCACGAATTCATGACCACCTCCAAAACCATGCCTGCCCAACAGGGCCCCAAGCATGAAAACCCCGAGGTCCAAAAATTCCTCGACTCCATGGCCGGAAAAGTCATTCACACCGCCGTCCTCCGCCTCCTCGCCGGGTCCATCTACGTCACCCTCGACGCCTATGGCAACATCGGACCCCACGGCCCCAAAATGATGGGTAAAGACCGCACCAGCCTCGAACTCAACTTTGCCCTCGACCCCAAAACCCTCGAACTTAAACCCGCCATGCGCACCCTCAGCTACAACCCGCCAGGATCAAAAACCACCGAGAACCAGCAAACCACCGACTTCGAACTGCACCACGAATCCACCACCAAAAACCCTGACGGCACCCTGGCCTTCAAAGGAACGTTCAGCGGCACCCTCACCACCGACATGAAAGGCAACCCCCTTCCTACGCCCGTCCCCATCAAAGGCACCTTCGACATCCAACGTGCCAGCGGCAACGATGTCGTCGCCAAAGCCCTGGGCGTGCCCTGA
- a CDS encoding DNA alkylation repair protein, producing MDDESAPALKNWFDEARFRSVAGELAKVHTGFDRKRFLKVALAGLEELSLMQRLRRMTFAAHEGMELEFLEAVEVLKELAPKIDHSFVTLFLPDYVASYGQENFDESMEALKFFTPFGSSEFAVREFLKMDLKRGLRFMRTWSKDEDEHVRRLSCEGCRPRLPWSFRLEVLVRDPEPVMPILDRLKADRSLYVRKSVANHLNDITKDHPTRVIEILRGWDWSNAHSAWIAKRALRTLIKAGDREALALMGAGEMAKVKVGAFRVEPRQIKLGEAVAMEAKIQSTSEQTQKLVIDYAVHYVKKSGGTSAKVFKWKELMLGAGEVLVLRKNQRIQNFTTRVHHAGWHGVELLINGEKLAADGFTLNVEG from the coding sequence ATGGATGATGAGTCGGCCCCGGCATTGAAAAATTGGTTTGATGAAGCGCGGTTCAGGAGCGTGGCAGGGGAGTTGGCGAAGGTTCATACCGGGTTTGATCGGAAGAGGTTTTTGAAGGTGGCGTTGGCGGGATTGGAGGAATTGAGTTTGATGCAAAGATTGCGGCGGATGACTTTTGCGGCGCATGAGGGGATGGAGTTGGAGTTTTTGGAGGCGGTGGAGGTGTTGAAGGAACTGGCACCGAAAATTGACCACTCGTTTGTGACCTTGTTTTTGCCGGATTATGTGGCGTCTTACGGGCAGGAGAATTTTGATGAGTCGATGGAGGCGTTGAAGTTTTTTACGCCTTTTGGATCTTCGGAGTTTGCAGTGCGGGAGTTTCTAAAAATGGATTTGAAGCGTGGATTGAGGTTCATGCGGACATGGTCGAAGGATGAGGATGAGCACGTGCGAAGGCTTTCGTGCGAGGGTTGCCGACCGAGGTTGCCGTGGTCGTTCCGGCTTGAGGTGTTGGTGCGCGATCCGGAGCCGGTGATGCCGATTTTGGACCGGTTGAAGGCGGACAGGAGCTTGTATGTTCGCAAGTCGGTGGCGAATCATTTGAATGACATCACCAAGGATCATCCGACGCGGGTGATCGAGATTTTGCGAGGATGGGATTGGTCGAACGCGCATTCGGCTTGGATCGCGAAACGGGCATTGCGGACCTTGATCAAGGCCGGGGACAGGGAGGCGCTGGCGCTGATGGGGGCTGGGGAGATGGCGAAGGTGAAGGTGGGTGCGTTTCGTGTTGAGCCGCGGCAGATCAAGCTGGGCGAGGCGGTGGCGATGGAGGCCAAGATTCAGTCAACATCAGAGCAGACGCAGAAGCTGGTGATCGATTATGCGGTGCATTATGTGAAGAAATCCGGCGGAACTTCGGCGAAGGTGTTCAAGTGGAAGGAGCTGATGTTGGGTGCGGGGGAGGTGCTCGTTTTGAGGAAAAATCAGCGGATTCAAAACTTCACCACGCGTGTGCATCACGCTGGGTGGCATGGGGTGGAATTGTTGATCAATGGGGAGAAGTTGGCGGCGGATGGTTTCACGCTGAACGTGGAAGGATGA
- a CDS encoding putative zinc-binding metallopeptidase, which yields MNHFFCSCGNELYFENSKCLCCQSEVGFYAETRSMHVVGGETGMRRCANGSEFGVCNWVIAKDNPYIYCTACRLNLVVPDLSRPGNLELWGKMEVAKRRALHTVLTYGLPVLQEEGDVCPPLLLQFLLPDPGCQVMTGHDDGLITLNLLEADDAIREHNRKSLNEPYRTLLGHFRHELGHYYWSRWFEHDPAAGEVLPAFRELFGDERADYGRALQSYYANGPEPDWQLSRISAYSTMHPWEDWAETWAHYLYIMDALETIKSFGLQMRKGRADQSIFSKEKALLPAPFEKKAPDEMLVALHRWANMSPAINELALSLGHDHLAPFVLSAPVVKKLHFIHCMIERQQAKTSEAKAKAKVSSTPSGAGSGQPPVKPAQRGTVSNPGGTMSPSGLAPAPATSTAPVPMPAPAQTPMQPQTASR from the coding sequence ATGAATCATTTTTTCTGTTCCTGCGGGAACGAGCTCTATTTTGAAAACTCCAAGTGCTTGTGCTGTCAGTCCGAAGTCGGTTTCTATGCAGAAACCCGCAGCATGCATGTGGTGGGTGGTGAGACGGGAATGCGGCGCTGTGCGAACGGGTCGGAATTTGGGGTCTGCAATTGGGTGATCGCCAAGGACAATCCCTACATTTATTGCACGGCTTGCCGGCTGAATCTGGTGGTGCCGGATTTGTCCCGTCCGGGCAATCTGGAGTTGTGGGGCAAGATGGAAGTCGCCAAACGGCGGGCGCTCCACACGGTGCTGACCTATGGACTGCCGGTGCTACAGGAGGAGGGGGATGTTTGTCCGCCGCTGTTGTTGCAATTTTTGCTGCCTGATCCGGGATGCCAGGTAATGACGGGTCATGATGACGGGTTGATCACCCTGAATTTGCTGGAGGCGGATGACGCGATTCGGGAGCACAATCGCAAAAGCCTGAATGAGCCTTACCGGACACTGCTGGGGCATTTCCGGCATGAGTTGGGTCATTATTATTGGAGTCGTTGGTTCGAGCATGATCCGGCTGCAGGAGAGGTGTTGCCGGCGTTCCGGGAGTTGTTCGGTGATGAACGGGCGGACTATGGCAGGGCGTTGCAGTCGTATTATGCCAATGGTCCGGAACCTGACTGGCAGTTGTCGCGGATCAGTGCCTATTCAACCATGCATCCTTGGGAGGACTGGGCGGAGACCTGGGCGCATTACTTGTATATCATGGATGCGTTGGAGACGATAAAGAGTTTCGGTTTGCAGATGCGCAAGGGTCGCGCCGATCAGAGCATTTTTTCGAAGGAGAAGGCGCTGCTTCCGGCTCCTTTTGAGAAGAAGGCTCCCGATGAAATGCTGGTGGCGTTGCATCGATGGGCGAACATGTCGCCCGCGATCAATGAGCTCGCGCTCAGCTTGGGCCATGACCACCTGGCACCGTTCGTTCTTTCAGCTCCGGTGGTGAAGAAGCTGCATTTCATTCATTGCATGATTGAGCGTCAGCAGGCGAAAACGAGTGAGGCCAAAGCGAAGGCAAAGGTATCTTCGACTCCCTCTGGTGCCGGTAGCGGGCAGCCACCGGTGAAACCAGCGCAACGGGGAACGGTGTCGAATCCGGGAGGGACCATGTCGCCTTCAGGTCTTGCACCTGCACCCGCGACTTCAACTGCGCCGGTGCCGATGCCTGCGCCTGCGCAGACACCCATGCAGCCGCAAACGGCTTCACGATGA